The Deltaproteobacteria bacterium genome contains the following window.
GCGTGCATCTAATATTGAGTTAGTACCTATTAATAAGGTTGTTAAGCAACAGCTTGCCGCACAAATAAGTGATCAGCAGGGGTTGTATTTGCAAACATTACCGCATACACATGGTAGTGATGGATTTTTTGCCGCAGTTTTGCAAAGAGTTTGTTAGAAAATTGAGGGTAAATTTTTTTTATAAAATTTTTTTATAAAATTGGATTGTCTATATTTGACTGGTAAATTATACTAGTCAAATGCAATGGATAAATGCGTCTGAATTTAAAGCAAAGTGTTTAGCAATGCTCGATGAAGTGGCAAAGAGTACTGATGGTATAACTATTCTTAAAAGAGGACGTCCTATTGCTAAGTTAATACCTTATGTTTCGAGCGATGAAAAATATCCACAGAATTCATTAAAAGGCAGTGTTGTGATTAAAGATGATGTTATAAAGCCAGTATTGTCTGATTCAGTTTGGGAGGTAGATAAGCATAATTTATGAAGATTATTTTAGACACACATATTATTTTATGGTGGTTTGAAGATACTAATAGACTATCAAAAAAGCAGAAAAAAACCATTGAAAATGCTGATCAACAAAATCCACTGTTGATTTCAGATATATCGTTATGGGAAATAGCCACTTTATATGAATTAGGCAGAATAAAACTTAAACTGCCATTACGAGATTGGCTTATGCAAGCTTTTGCGCCACCACTAGTCAGGTTATGTGGTATTACTGCCGCAATTGCTGCAACGGTTGCTTCACTACCAGAGAGTTTTAATCGAGATCCTGCCGATAGAATTATAACAGCTACCGCGCTGGTTCATGGTGCAACATTAGTTACTAATGACGAAAGAATAATAAGATCAAAAATTGTATCAATACTTTAATATTTTAGCATAATTTGTTATATTCGATTTTATATCTGATAAGTATAGATATTTTGATAAGTATAGATATTTTAGTACAATTTTGTTAAAAGTCATATAACAGTAAAAAACTTTGAGTGTCAGATAATATGGCAGAAATAAAAAGCGATAGCCAAGTTATCGGTAAACCCCTTATCAGCGACTTGGTGGCAAACGATATTGATAATAGTCTGCAAAGTTCACTAACAGTCTCAGCGTTTATTAATAATAGTCAAATAATTGAAACAAACAAATTAGTATATAGTGATGCAGACTTATTTTGCGATGGCGATGAACAATTATATTCACAGTATATTACAGGTAATCCAGCAAGTGGGCAGAATTTTAGCGCCAATAGCAATTATTTAAGTTTAAATACTGATTTTGCCTGCCACAACAACGCTGGGGTTAATTTATCGGTTTCTTCAAGTAAAATTAAAGCAGCAGAAGATGTAGAGATAGAAGAGGCCTTTAAGTTTTTAAAGCACATCGGTTTTTCAGATGAGCAAGCGCTTGATACGATTACGGTAGGAATAACTAGTACAGTTAGCCAAATTGCCATCGCAAACAGTTGCGATGCTGCAAGACTTACCAGAAGAAATCGTTGCATTTATACCAATAGAGAAACTTAAAGAACTATCGTCCGAGAAAGTATGGGCGATGTCGAAAGCAAAATTCAATGCAGTAGTTACAGGTTATATTCTTGAATACCTTTTAACTAAGACGCCCAGCGATGTAGCATTTGTAAAAACCTTACCAGAAATAACTGAAGAATTTGTAAATCTAAGCCATAAAATTAAGATGCTAAGAATAAAAATGAAAAATGAAAAACCGGATAGCTTTTTTTATCGAATATATCAAAAGTTATTAATTAAGTATAAAACAAGACATAAGAAGATACATGATCTGCTGAGTAAAAAGTGAATTATAAAATGTATAATCAAAATAATAAATATATATTCATATTGAGGTAATTACTGCCATCTTAGCGGTTTATTTAGTAGCATCTCACTAAAAGCATCTATGCGTGTACGGACTTGTGAAGGATTAAAACTATGAGAGTCAATGCAACAAGCGTCAAGAGTTAATACTGGTATTTGTTCGCGTAAGAATAATTGCTGTAAAAGCGGATATTGCATAGCATAAACTCCACAATGAGGCATAGCTAGCATTACCACGCCATCAATACGATGCTCTTCGGCTTGCTCTAATAAAAGTTTAAAGCGTTGTTGGGGTAAAATCGATTCACGGGAATTAAGTAGGTGTTTGGCTAAATCATCATAGGGGTCATATAAATCACAACCTTTAAAGTTAAGTTCTGATATATCTTCCCATACAAAACGAATCAGGCCATCACGCTCGATATATTCAACTATATCATTGGGATAGTATGGCATTAAAAACATCCACATAAGCCGCCGCTGTGGTTGTTGTTTAACTTGATCATCATTTTGTAAACGTTCTTGGTAACTTTGCAGCATATGTTGGGCAAAGGCAGTAAATTCCGGCTTACCATAGTAGGGTGAAACTCCAATGGTAAGTGATTGAAAGACACTTGGCGGATCAAGCAATGGGTAGCGACTGCGCAAATGCAGTGCAGCTTTAAATGCGGTATAGGCATTATGGGCGTATGCTAAACTATTGTGTAAGTTTGCAGAACTAAGGGTTTCACCAGTTTGCTTTTCAATTAGGTGAGTCAACTCATATAGTTGTGATGCCACATATTTAATGGCATTAATATTATCACCGGCATTATAGGGCACGTTAATTAAATAATGTGGCGCTTGATAATGATGAGCTGCAAAACTATATACATTGGATATACCTTCACAACCTTTAGCCGTGTTAATAATAAAATCTGGCGAAGCACAAATATTTAAGTATTGACTGGCAGGTATCGTGCGGACAAAATTGCATACTGATCGTGGTATGCCGATTTTGTCAGCAGCAATAAGCAGACATTGCTCGGCGCCCTGAGCTGCAAATAATGAACCGATAGCTTCAACCGGAAAAAAGACAAGGCTGCTAAAGGCATTAAGTAATTCAGGGGGGACGGTAATATTGCGCCAGACTACAAAAGCATCTGGGGTATAAGCGCGACGCAATTCAGAGGCAATTAATGATAAAGGTGATGAAGTAGCTGCGGTCGGGTTAAGCGAGAGATCAGCGGCAATTTTGTTGGCCAAAGTTTTTTTAGGTATTTTATGTCGACGTAATTCGGTAAATAGCCTCGCTATTTGTTGACTACGTTCATGATGTTGTAGCTTAATTAAACTCATTATATTATCACAACCTTTAGATAATTTTTTAATAATAGACCTAGCTATTTTTTATTGAATTCAAACGCTCAAGCCATGCATCACAGCGTGTTTGCAGTTGTCCGTCAATAGTTAAATTACCTGAGAGTTCAAGTTCTAGAGTCGGTAGCCCGAGTTTTTCAAATTCTTGCGAAATAAAATGCATATTTGTATAAGCCACCGTACAGAATTTTGCATTGACTACCACTATCCCATCTGCTTGAGCATGTAATACTTGACCTATAATATTGCGTAAAAATTTATGCTTGTCGATTAATCGCGGGCAGTTAATATGAGTTAGGGTATAGTCTGCTAAAGCAATAAAAGGGTCTTTACATTTAACATTAATATAACCTTGCCATGGTCGCATTGCCGAGCAATGATCAGTTACGACAAATTCAGCGCTCGTAGCAAATGTTTGCTGCAGCGTTTCGTTATTAATACAACACCCTAAAATTGCGAGTCGCAATTTTGTTGAGACAATATTTTTATTACTATGCTTAGCTTTTAGCTGTTGAAGATAACCTTGCAATTGTAAAGAGATCGATGAGGGTGGCATGGTTAATGCCATAGTATATAGTTCAGCCATAGCAGCTTCATTTATGGTTAAAGCGCCAGATGTACGAAATAACATAAGTTGTTGCCATAAGAGTCTAGTTTCATTGCTAGCATTAATAGCTTGCCATAATTTATTAAGAGAAAACGATATATTAAAATATGCACAGAGTTGATCAACAATTGCACGATAGCTTTCAGCTAAATAGTGGCAGTCGTTAACCTGGTTTTTTAACGGCATTGCACTTAACACCGTGAAAATTTGGGGTTGTTGCAATGCAATAGCATCATAAACACGGCGTTTGGCATCACATGAGTCAACTGCGATAACACCGAGTAATTGGCGGTTAGCATGTAGATTTTCAATTTGACTTGCTTGTGCAGATGCAATTGAGCAAATTTGTGGATGTAGATTAAATAGTGAAAGTTGTTGGTGTTGTGTTTGAATAGCGATAATGCGATTTGGTAGGTTAAGAGCGTATAAAATTTCACGAGGAAAACAACTGCAAAGTACGGCAATAAAACTATCCTTAGCAATAGCCTTATTAGTATTTGGAGAAGCAATAACTTGATTTGAACATGTTGGCTGAGACTTTATTTGATTATTACATTTAAGTGAATAGTTATTATTAAGTAAATTATCACGTGCAATAAGTGCAGCACCAAGAGCCCCAACTATTTGGGGATTATCACATACATTTAGTGTATATCCTAACAAGTGTGTAAGTTGTTTTACTAGGGCCTGATTAAGTGCAACACCGCCACTCATAACATATAAAGGAGAATGATCCAGCCGTTGTATTAATGCTAAAGTACGATTAGCAATAGCATAAAATACTGCCGCCATTATATCACCAGGGTTAATATTTTTTGCAATAAGACTTACAACTTCAGACTCGGCAAAAACCGCGCAGGTAGAATTTATATTTACTTTATTAATACTATTAGCTGCGGCGAAGTTTAATTGCGTGAGATCATCATTAAGCGTACGACAAATCGTTTCAATAAAGCGACCAGTACCAGCGGCACACCGATCATTCATAACAAAATTTTGAACATTACCATTATTAGCAAGACAAATAACTTTGCTATCTTGTCCACCAATATCAATTACTGTTTTAGCTTCGGGAAAAAAATGCAAGACCCCACGAGCATGACAAGAAATTTCAGAAATTGTATTTTTCACCCAACTAACACTATGACGTCCAAATCCAGTAGCTACGCTAGCAATAATTTGCTGAGGTTTAATATGAAATAACCCTAATATTGCTTGATAGGCCATATCAGCAGTATTTTCAGCACTAGGACTACTTGAAAAAATATGACTAAAGGAAATATGACCAGTATCAGTATCAACAGCAACAATTTCTGTTGAGATCGATCCAATATCAATGCCCAAACAATAGGTTGCAGTAGGTTTTGGCAGCATTGTAAAACTATTAATCATTTAAAGGCTCACCCATATATACATTTTTTTAAAAAATAGTTTAAATTTAAAAATTTGAAATAACAAGAGCTGCCGCGTTACCTGCATGTGAAGTAGAGGTAATAAGTGCATGCTTAGTATTTACTGACACCTTCTTAGTTTGCGCGTAATTTAAAGGAGTTTCTGGATTAACCAGGTTGGCAATTGCTGGTACCGAACTATTTCGTATTGACCAAGCAGCTACTAATGTTTGCAGTAAACCACCAGTTTCTAAGGTTTCACCTATACTACCCTTAATCGCAGTAATTATCGGACATATATTATCATTATTAGTATATAAACATGATATTACATCAGCTTCACGACGGTCAATTTCGATATCTCCAGATGCAGATGCAGAAATGACACCGATATCATTAACATCAATACCAGCCTGCTTAATTGCATGTGTGCATGAATTAAGTAAGGTTTCGGTTGCTTCATCATTATCAGCCGCCATTGCTGATGATAATCCGCTTAAATTTGTGAGAGGAGTGATATCACGTTGTTGAGCATATGATAATGGTTCAAGTACTACAGCAGCGGCAGCTTCTCCTAAAGCAATATTTTTGCGATTAGTATCAAATGGTCTAGGTAAATAATTAGTATCAAATTTGCTGGCTCTTGACATGCTAAATAGTAACTCATCACAAAAAGAAAAACTTGTAACAACTACCAAGGCACGTGCGCGTTTTTGTTGTAATAATAGTGTCGCAAGATTAAGTGCCTCAAGTGATGAAGTGTTTCCGCTTGATATAGTGAAACATAAGGCCTTGAGACCAAGAGATAAAGCGATTTGACTACTGGCAGCGCTTGGAATGCTAAATGGAACCAGGGCAGGATTAGATTTATGCAATCCTTCAACTACCACACTGCGGTCATATTTTATTAAAGTTGGAAGATGAGCAAAACTAAACGCTCCTATTAACCCAATTTGATTACAATCAAAGTAAGTATCTGAAACGTCATCGAAGGTTTGATGATTTTCGTTATTTTGCTTATTGATATCGCAATATATTTTAGCATCATCAAGAGCAAGTTTTGCGGCGCAAAGCCCTAATTGAGTAGTGCGGTTAAGTAATCTCAATCCCTTTACAGGTGAATATTTTAAGGGGTCAAAATTTGGAATGCTAGCAATATTGATTTTAGGTATATCTTTAGCAGATTGCCAGGTTTGCAAAATGCCATTATATCCAGTGCATAATGAAGTAGCTAAAGTATCTAACGAATCACCAAGAGGCGTGATTACCCCAACCCCGGATATGGCGATAGGATTGCCAATTTCACCAAGTTGATTCATGTTTCACAACGCTTTATGATCAGGCAAACATTAAAGCCGCCAAAGCCAGCAGATAGATTTAAACAGTTATTTAATGGCAAATTGCGACCATGAATAGGCACGTAATCAAGGTCACACTTAGGATCATGTGTCGTAAGATTTGCCGTAGGTGGTACGGCTTGGTGTTGCAGCGCTAAAGTGCAAATAATAGCGGCGATAGCGCTGGCGGCGCCATTGCAATGCCCAAGCATAGATTTCAAAGAACTAATGCTTAGCTTATAGGCATGTTCACCAAATATATTCTTTATAGCTGAGGTTTCCGCATTATCATTATGAATAGTACCGGTACCATGAGCGCTTATATATTCAATTGCAGAAAAAGATGTATTACTTTGTTGTAATGCTTTACGCATAGCTCTTGTAAAACCATCACCTTGTGGTTCTGGGGCAGTAACATGGTAGGCGTCATTACTCATGCCATATCCTGCGATTTCAGCAATTATATTAGCGCCGCGTGTTCGCGCATGTTCATAATCTTCAAGAACTAAAATACCTGCCCCTTCACCAAAACATACACCATCACGATTTAGATCAAAGGGTCGACAAACAGATTTGGCTAAAATTCCCAGACGCGAGAAACCGCTATAAACTGTGCGGGTAAGTGTATCAGCGCCGCCAGCCACCATAAGTTCTGCTCTGCCGCTAGCAATCATATCGTAGGCAAGAGCAATTGCGGCATTACCCGAACTGCATGCAGCTGTGCATAATATTGATGGACCGGTGAGGGAAAAATAACGAGAAATATTCGTTGTTATATGATGGTTATCAGCACGTTGATAAAACGTTGCATCAACTGCGTCATAGCCAATTTGAGTAAAATGATCATTAAGCTCACCAACTGATTCTTCTTCGCCCATGGTAGTACCGATAATTACTCCAATAGGTGCGCGTCTTTTGGTGTCATTAATTAGTTGGGCTTCAGTAAGTGCAAGTTTTGTCGCTATTAAGGCT
Protein-coding sequences here:
- a CDS encoding type II toxin-antitoxin system Phd/YefM family antitoxin → MQWINASEFKAKCLAMLDEVAKSTDGITILKRGRPIAKLIPYVSSDEKYPQNSLKGSVVIKDDVIKPVLSDSVWEVDKHNL
- a CDS encoding type II toxin-antitoxin system VapC family toxin, whose amino-acid sequence is MKIILDTHIILWWFEDTNRLSKKQKKTIENADQQNPLLISDISLWEIATLYELGRIKLKLPLRDWLMQAFAPPLVRLCGITAAIAATVASLPESFNRDPADRIITATALVHGATLVTNDERIIRSKIVSIL
- a CDS encoding 2-hydroxyacyl-CoA dehydratase is translated as MSLIKLQHHERSQQIARLFTELRRHKIPKKTLANKIAADLSLNPTAATSSPLSLIASELRRAYTPDAFVVWRNITVPPELLNAFSSLVFFPVEAIGSLFAAQGAEQCLLIAADKIGIPRSVCNFVRTIPASQYLNICASPDFIINTAKGCEGISNVYSFAAHHYQAPHYLINVPYNAGDNINAIKYVASQLYELTHLIEKQTGETLSSANLHNSLAYAHNAYTAFKAALHLRSRYPLLDPPSVFQSLTIGVSPYYGKPEFTAFAQHMLQSYQERLQNDDQVKQQPQRRLMWMFLMPYYPNDIVEYIERDGLIRFVWEDISELNFKGCDLYDPYDDLAKHLLNSRESILPQQRFKLLLEQAEEHRIDGVVMLAMPHCGVYAMQYPLLQQLFLREQIPVLTLDACCIDSHSFNPSQVRTRIDAFSEMLLNKPLRWQ
- a CDS encoding 2-hydroxyacyl-CoA dehydratase, which encodes MINSFTMLPKPTATYCLGIDIGSISTEIVAVDTDTGHISFSHIFSSSPSAENTADMAYQAILGLFHIKPQQIIASVATGFGRHSVSWVKNTISEISCHARGVLHFFPEAKTVIDIGGQDSKVICLANNGNVQNFVMNDRCAAGTGRFIETICRTLNDDLTQLNFAAANSINKVNINSTCAVFAESEVVSLIAKNINPGDIMAAVFYAIANRTLALIQRLDHSPLYVMSGGVALNQALVKQLTHLLGYTLNVCDNPQIVGALGAALIARDNLLNNNYSLKCNNQIKSQPTCSNQVIASPNTNKAIAKDSFIAVLCSCFPREILYALNLPNRIIAIQTQHQQLSLFNLHPQICSIASAQASQIENLHANRQLLGVIAVDSCDAKRRVYDAIALQQPQIFTVLSAMPLKNQVNDCHYLAESYRAIVDQLCAYFNISFSLNKLWQAINASNETRLLWQQLMLFRTSGALTINEAAMAELYTMALTMPPSSISLQLQGYLQQLKAKHSNKNIVSTKLRLAILGCCINNETLQQTFATSAEFVVTDHCSAMRPWQGYINVKCKDPFIALADYTLTHINCPRLIDKHKFLRNIIGQVLHAQADGIVVVNAKFCTVAYTNMHFISQEFEKLGLPTLELELSGNLTIDGQLQTRCDAWLERLNSIKNS
- a CDS encoding beta-ketoacyl-[acyl-carrier-protein] synthase family protein encodes the protein MLRKVAITGRGLLTAAGSELYSVWQSLFDGTCFIAPLQRFSCTNMADLWGGEVSTPLCDLSTDNDKQVIDHIAAYGRCTKLALIATKLALTEAQLINDTKRRAPIGVIIGTTMGEEESVGELNDHFTQIGYDAVDATFYQRADNHHITTNISRYFSLTGPSILCTAACSSGNAAIALAYDMIASGRAELMVAGGADTLTRTVYSGFSRLGILAKSVCRPFDLNRDGVCFGEGAGILVLEDYEHARTRGANIIAEIAGYGMSNDAYHVTAPEPQGDGFTRAMRKALQQSNTSFSAIEYISAHGTGTIHNDNAETSAIKNIFGEHAYKLSISSLKSMLGHCNGAASAIAAIICTLALQHQAVPPTANLTTHDPKCDLDYVPIHGRNLPLNNCLNLSAGFGGFNVCLIIKRCET